A region of Deinococcus aerolatus DNA encodes the following proteins:
- a CDS encoding putative bifunctional diguanylate cyclase/phosphodiesterase gives MVVKLNRVVPFGLLTLLGLMHISWMVFRWGPPNLQPFLAGLLYVPAFLIAAGYAVRTARQVQSTRESVAWVCISIGLLAFGLAEVIFTYLQVVRQVDPFPSLADVLFLLFPPLVGAALLLFPRPHLSRAGWLRLGLDVGIMTAAAGVFSWRFLLADLVVDYRAQPLTGSIALAYPISDLLLLCLLLLLLARHQHLPRQVTVLMALALTSFVVADTGFAALTVKQAYVSGSIIDLFWGLGGLLFGMAAILRGNNTRVTISEPALNWTVLTAGPYLAVAATAILLLNTVMDGTGDFTVRGVLWSTMLVATLVMVRQAVAFAENAALTRDLHRATQHLESRVAARTAELHTANMELHAFSLDLEEKVQARTAELELSRAHLAHQAHHDALTSLPNRVLFSDRLGQAVTAAARYNRKLAVLYLDLDGFKQINDTCGHEAGDEVLRVTARRLQEATRPSDTVARLGGDEFIVLLTEVGEVFDVASVARRILDSVSKDIVLDAQTVRVTTSIGIALYPETALDAAPLHKQADAAMYRAKHGGKNTICYFAPEMNSVIQVRADLVAGLRSALANQELYVVYQPLFASSTRELASLEALLRWSSPSLDEVSPGEFIPIAEDSGQIIELGAWVLNEVCRQQAVWQRQGLAPTRVAINVSPLQFARPGFVEDLRHLLGRHGLDGRWLELELTERIMLNDLASIAHKMRELRALGVGISIDDFGAGNTALSYFFQLPITTVKIDRSLIQGLGQAHGSDRVVQAIVALAHSLDLKVVAEGIETWAQMTSVTDLGCERVQGYLLARPEQADVVQARLSAKSSARELLVVR, from the coding sequence ATGGTGGTCAAGCTCAACCGCGTTGTCCCTTTCGGACTGCTGACGCTGCTTGGCCTGATGCACATCTCATGGATGGTGTTCAGATGGGGGCCGCCGAATCTCCAACCGTTTCTGGCGGGCCTGCTGTATGTGCCAGCTTTTCTGATCGCAGCCGGATACGCAGTGCGGACCGCCCGTCAAGTCCAATCCACGCGGGAGTCGGTGGCCTGGGTGTGTATCAGCATCGGGCTGCTTGCGTTCGGACTGGCCGAGGTGATCTTCACCTACCTGCAGGTGGTTCGCCAGGTGGACCCATTCCCCAGTCTTGCCGACGTTCTGTTCCTGCTGTTCCCACCGCTGGTCGGCGCAGCTCTGCTGCTTTTTCCCCGCCCCCACCTGAGCCGGGCAGGCTGGCTGCGCCTGGGACTGGATGTGGGCATCATGACGGCGGCCGCCGGAGTGTTCTCGTGGCGGTTTCTGCTGGCCGATCTCGTTGTGGACTACCGAGCACAACCGCTGACAGGAAGCATCGCGCTGGCGTATCCCATATCTGACCTGCTGCTGCTGTGCCTGCTGCTGTTGCTGTTGGCACGCCATCAGCACCTCCCGCGTCAGGTCACCGTGCTGATGGCTCTGGCATTGACATCGTTCGTCGTGGCCGACACGGGCTTCGCTGCTTTGACGGTCAAACAAGCGTACGTTTCCGGAAGCATCATTGATCTGTTCTGGGGCCTCGGGGGCCTGCTGTTCGGCATGGCTGCGATTCTCCGAGGCAACAACACGCGGGTCACCATCAGTGAGCCTGCGCTGAACTGGACGGTGCTGACGGCTGGCCCCTACCTGGCTGTGGCGGCAACCGCGATCCTCCTGCTCAATACCGTGATGGACGGAACCGGGGATTTCACAGTGCGTGGCGTCCTGTGGAGCACGATGCTGGTCGCCACCCTGGTGATGGTCAGGCAGGCCGTGGCATTTGCGGAAAACGCCGCATTAACCCGTGACCTGCATCGGGCAACCCAGCACCTGGAAAGCCGCGTGGCTGCCCGCACCGCCGAACTGCATACCGCCAACATGGAACTGCACGCCTTCTCGCTAGACCTTGAAGAGAAAGTCCAGGCCCGCACCGCGGAACTGGAGCTCAGCCGGGCCCACCTCGCCCACCAGGCCCACCACGACGCGCTAACCAGTCTCCCCAACCGGGTGCTGTTCAGCGATCGGCTCGGCCAAGCAGTGACAGCTGCGGCGCGTTACAACCGCAAGCTGGCTGTCCTGTACCTCGACTTGGACGGGTTTAAACAGATCAACGACACCTGTGGGCATGAGGCAGGAGATGAGGTGCTGCGGGTCACGGCCCGCCGTTTGCAAGAGGCGACACGGCCGAGCGACACCGTCGCCCGCCTCGGCGGGGATGAGTTCATCGTGCTGCTGACCGAGGTGGGGGAAGTCTTTGACGTGGCCAGCGTCGCCCGCCGAATCCTGGACAGCGTCAGCAAGGACATCGTCTTGGACGCTCAGACCGTGCGGGTGACCACGTCCATCGGTATCGCCCTGTACCCGGAGACCGCGCTGGATGCCGCCCCCCTTCACAAGCAGGCCGACGCAGCCATGTACCGGGCCAAACACGGAGGCAAGAACACCATCTGCTACTTCGCGCCTGAGATGAACAGCGTCATCCAGGTTCGCGCAGACCTAGTGGCAGGCCTGCGCAGCGCCCTGGCCAATCAGGAACTGTATGTCGTGTATCAACCGCTCTTCGCGTCCAGCACGCGCGAATTGGCGTCTCTTGAGGCGTTGTTGCGGTGGTCGTCGCCCTCGCTGGATGAGGTCTCGCCCGGCGAGTTTATTCCGATCGCGGAGGACAGCGGACAGATCATCGAGCTGGGGGCCTGGGTCCTTAACGAGGTCTGCCGTCAGCAGGCCGTGTGGCAGCGTCAGGGGCTCGCGCCCACACGAGTTGCAATCAACGTCTCGCCGCTGCAGTTCGCCCGCCCGGGGTTTGTGGAAGATTTGCGGCATCTTCTTGGTCGCCATGGTCTGGATGGGCGCTGGCTGGAATTGGAATTGACAGAGCGAATCATGCTGAATGACTTGGCGTCGATCGCCCATAAGATGCGGGAATTGCGCGCCCTGGGCGTGGGTATTTCGATTGATGACTTCGGGGCGGGAAACACCGCGCTCAGTTACTTCTTCCAACTGCCTATCACCACCGTCAAGATCGACCGATCCCTGATCCAGGGGCTGGGACAGGCCCACGGATCAGACCGGGTAGTGCAGGCTATTGTAGCCTTGGCACATTCGTTGGATCTGAAAGTTGTCGCCGAGGGCATCGAAACCTGGGCCCAGATGACCAGTGTGACCGATCTGGGCTGTGAACGGGTACAGGGCTATTTGCTGGCAAGGCCAGAACAGGCCGATGTGGTGCAGGCTCGACTGTCCGCCAAATCATCAGCCAGAGAACTATTGGTAGTCCGTTGA
- a CDS encoding tetratricopeptide repeat protein produces the protein MLKIHISHCEQLKSGPASRTLEVSAGYLRAWTGTHPLGAGPSWYGSAHQLVSPRRLGKFRSPVVLNHGRNMNRSVTGSVVWLSLWLWGWGQAQTPTDMKSCDSLYTCAAQYLSGSGAAGAGSAGAGGGTTSGGGGSGGGSGGAGAGNAPDAFYYGDSQVIMPLEDHLDELQAGRLVLCRPDASAQAPKDFAAALAQADAAAYAKVPNAPKVKATLQQSSEDHNLATAAAGMRSGRPQAALAALLAVYQRHPQSPDVLVNVAATLNSLGLPALSLAFLQQAEGLKVPYARPLGWDGRAIALNNRGYALLLLGRWKEAETVLQDAVKREPLLSEAKRNLAWALLCQNLDKQAAQQYRLGLRRAPSTAQANQTDIPLEQLPPGTKPALETLTVRRESLALFDLSKGKKGKLPDLKIPDNSQTAAEMQQAFLEKVMREGEKEITLALRRDGLQAEAEIRLNAYTNPVSKQRAEDLLYAIEMVNFEPAVQKAYRQMTIAHDELLDAVGKAPVSEAVLTRMYEILGTQEQAEALPLIHAMCLPEFEAHYNKIEARVHNYDHDFRQYFSLAHQYRSALATNIQDAKVHAFADAIIQTELQSAFVTLMGAHVMAYATGVYREAVCLTAPSVAVSVTVSSAPEESTSACPDELKGLKVSLEWQMLNISMTCENVEITVATAGPLGAFTKVNKTFLGSTTVAIGVRAGVSVPVVQAGAGVEAGVYLTVDRAGGLQDVGIQGAASAGLGLVHASGPLSVSKDVAGVGAGVTLGLVSGIHLN, from the coding sequence ATGCTGAAAATCCACATCAGCCACTGTGAGCAGTTGAAATCCGGACCGGCCAGCCGCACACTGGAGGTCTCTGCTGGCTATCTCCGTGCCTGGACAGGCACCCACCCTTTGGGCGCAGGGCCTTCCTGGTATGGCTCGGCCCACCAGCTCGTTTCCCCGCGGCGTCTTGGCAAGTTCCGCTCACCTGTTGTGTTGAATCACGGGAGGAATATGAACCGTTCTGTGACCGGGTCTGTTGTGTGGCTCAGCCTATGGCTCTGGGGCTGGGGACAGGCGCAAACGCCTACAGATATGAAGTCCTGTGACTCCCTTTACACCTGTGCCGCGCAGTACCTGAGCGGCTCGGGAGCGGCTGGAGCAGGAAGTGCTGGGGCAGGCGGCGGTACAACGAGCGGCGGCGGCGGCAGCGGCGGCGGCAGCGGTGGCGCGGGAGCTGGAAACGCACCCGATGCGTTCTATTACGGCGATTCCCAGGTGATCATGCCACTGGAAGACCATCTCGACGAATTGCAGGCAGGACGCTTGGTCCTGTGCCGTCCTGACGCTTCAGCTCAAGCCCCGAAAGACTTTGCAGCAGCCCTGGCGCAAGCGGACGCTGCGGCGTACGCCAAGGTTCCCAATGCTCCTAAAGTCAAAGCGACACTTCAGCAGTCCAGCGAGGACCACAATCTCGCCACAGCGGCCGCCGGCATGCGCAGTGGCCGTCCTCAGGCCGCGCTGGCAGCATTGTTGGCGGTCTATCAGCGCCATCCCCAATCTCCGGATGTCCTGGTTAACGTGGCTGCAACGCTGAACAGCCTGGGGCTTCCGGCGCTGAGCCTTGCCTTCTTACAGCAGGCTGAGGGACTTAAGGTGCCTTATGCCAGGCCTCTGGGCTGGGACGGGCGGGCCATCGCGCTGAACAATCGTGGTTACGCCCTCTTGTTGCTGGGGCGTTGGAAAGAAGCAGAAACAGTTCTGCAAGACGCCGTCAAACGGGAACCGCTGCTCTCCGAAGCGAAAAGGAATCTGGCGTGGGCCCTGTTGTGTCAAAATCTGGACAAGCAGGCGGCCCAGCAGTATCGACTCGGCCTGCGCCGCGCCCCCAGCACAGCGCAGGCAAATCAGACCGACATTCCCCTAGAGCAGCTTCCGCCGGGCACAAAGCCGGCGCTGGAAACGCTGACCGTCCGTCGGGAGTCACTGGCCCTTTTCGATCTGAGCAAAGGCAAGAAAGGCAAGCTGCCTGACCTGAAAATTCCGGACAACTCCCAGACGGCAGCGGAGATGCAACAGGCTTTTCTTGAAAAGGTCATGCGCGAAGGTGAAAAAGAAATCACGCTGGCCCTGCGGCGTGATGGCCTGCAGGCCGAAGCAGAAATCCGCCTGAATGCATATACCAATCCAGTCTCAAAACAGCGTGCCGAGGACCTGCTCTATGCCATAGAGATGGTGAACTTTGAGCCGGCAGTCCAAAAAGCCTACCGTCAAATGACGATAGCCCATGATGAGCTGTTAGACGCGGTCGGCAAAGCCCCCGTCAGTGAAGCCGTTCTCACGCGGATGTACGAGATTCTGGGCACACAGGAACAGGCAGAAGCCCTGCCTCTGATTCATGCCATGTGTTTGCCTGAGTTTGAAGCCCATTACAACAAGATCGAAGCGCGGGTCCACAATTACGACCACGACTTCAGGCAGTATTTCAGTCTGGCCCACCAGTACCGTTCAGCACTGGCCACAAACATCCAGGATGCTAAGGTCCATGCATTTGCTGATGCCATTATTCAGACGGAGCTTCAATCGGCCTTCGTCACGCTCATGGGCGCGCATGTGATGGCCTACGCCACGGGTGTTTACCGTGAAGCGGTCTGTCTGACTGCGCCCAGTGTGGCAGTCTCGGTGACCGTATCCAGTGCTCCTGAGGAAAGTACCAGTGCGTGCCCGGATGAGCTCAAAGGCCTGAAGGTCAGCTTGGAATGGCAGATGCTGAACATCAGTATGACCTGTGAAAACGTGGAGATCACCGTGGCCACCGCTGGGCCGCTCGGTGCTTTTACTAAAGTCAACAAGACTTTTCTCGGCAGCACGACCGTTGCCATCGGGGTTCGGGCAGGCGTGAGTGTTCCGGTTGTTCAGGCGGGCGCAGGAGTAGAGGCGGGCGTCTACCTCACGGTGGACCGTGCTGGAGGATTGCAAGATGTCGGGATCCAGGGAGCCGCGTCAGCTGGACTGGGTCTGGTGCATGCCTCCGGCCCACTATCGGTCTCCAAAGATGTGGCGGGCGTTGGTGCTGGCGTTACGCTGGGTCTGGTTAGCGGCATTCACCTGAATTGA
- a CDS encoding transposase — protein MTKDWVVADPLDRYCAQLDHVFNRPTQRRALRLYLQGLLLGTERHKTATGLANTEPGKPGSHHKAAQHLQWFLSESTWDPDALHQARLKLMRGGRRLAPTDDAVLVIDETGDRKYGTHTAHVGRQYLGSLGKVDSGIVTVHVLYDTPQVYFPL, from the coding sequence ATGACCAAGGATTGGGTGGTGGCTGATCCGCTGGACAGGTACTGCGCCCAGTTGGATCACGTCTTCAATCGACCCACGCAGCGCAGGGCGCTGCGTCTGTACCTTCAGGGATTGTTGCTCGGCACTGAGCGGCATAAGACCGCCACCGGCCTGGCCAACACAGAGCCCGGCAAGCCAGGGAGTCATCACAAAGCAGCCCAGCACCTGCAGTGGTTCCTCTCGGAAAGCACCTGGGATCCGGACGCGCTCCATCAAGCCCGCCTGAAGCTGATGCGAGGTGGGCGCCGTTTGGCGCCCACTGATGATGCCGTGCTCGTGATCGACGAGACGGGGGATCGTAAGTACGGCACGCACACGGCCCACGTCGGACGGCAGTATCTGGGCAGTCTGGGCAAAGTAGATTCGGGGATCGTCACAGTCCATGTGCTGTATGACACGCCACAGGTGTATTTCCCACTTCA